Genomic window (Onychomys torridus chromosome 5, mOncTor1.1, whole genome shotgun sequence):
TTCAGTAAGAGGAAGTTAAGAAGGGCAGTAACTGGCAGCTCTGATCCCATGTGTGGGTGATACAACCCTTCTCCTGTGGTTAATTCAACGTTTATAAAGGACATGTAAGTCTctaacacacagaaaataaacacagaaacaacTTGAGCCCCACAGGTCCACCTCCAAGCAGAGGTCTGCATGTCTGCAGGCTCTTAGTGAGGTGATATCCCAAGGCCGCTGCTGTATGGAGGTGTGCCTATAGACCAATACTTGTCAAGTCACAGGACCCAGCAACATGAAGGGTAAGTGAGTGTGCAACAACTattacaaaacacaaaacaacttcAGTATGAAGGCTAACTTTGTTATAAGAGAATTTATGGTTTCAATTATTGCTGATTTTTACATTTGAAATAACAGAAGCATGTGATACATTAATATAGAAACATGAAGTAATCACTTGTGGGCCTTAGTTTATATTCAGAAAACACTTcgtaaatgaattattttttttctaactctttaccaatatattataaattttatcatGGACTTAAAGGGAAAATTAGgtttttgtttgctctttttttgttgtcAAGGGCTGAATATGGGGCCTTGAcatgtcaggtgtggtggtattgtgttccccaaaatattgtgcaccctaataaatttatctggggaacagccactagacagacatagaggccagaaaatggtggcacttacacctttaatcctagcatttcagagacagaaatccctcaggatctctaagttcaaggccacattagaaacagccaggcacagtgacacacgcctttaatcccaagaaatccagcctttaatcccagggagtgatggcagaaagtagaaagatctataaggcgtgaagaccagaaactagaagcatttggctggttaagctttcaaggcttctagcagtagttcagctgagacccattcagtctgaggaaacaggatcagctgaggaactggcaagatgaggtagctgtggcttgttctgcttctctgatcttccagcattcaccccaataactggccttgggtttggttttattaataagactcttcaagattcctgctacagtcaggcaagtgttttaccactgagTTGCTTCGAAGGCTCCGAAAGGCAAGGTTTTAAAAAGTTTAGGggtgggggtgtagctcagtggcataATGCATTCCTGTCTAGCTCGTgctaggttccattcccagtactgactgcaaaatgaaagaatgaacgATAACCTCCTTAGAATTTAAGAGTTATTTCATTATACCAAAACTACTTAGCCATTTCACGGGGTGTTATTTTTCAGGGTGAACTAAAATACAGAGTAAGACCATTCTAAACACTAAGGTAGCAATAATTATTTGATTCGTCTTTAGTTTGTGCACTGATATTTTGAACCAGGTTGAAAAGGAATATGcatatgttatattttatattgtgaaaCATTTGCTAACATACAAAACTAGTATTTGTTGCTACGGTGcccattatttaaaataatagcaaCTGATGACATAAATCAAAATATGCTCCATCCTCCAAACGCCACAATTGGAGTCTCTAATATAAGGACTATAGTCCAACCTAAGTAGaacatcatttttattataatagctTCTAAATCTCccaatattttcaaatttaatcCAACAAATTTTGGATAGATGATCTATTACACAGTAGTCTTGGCTGGTTTAAGCTAACTTACTCTTCTACTAGAAACACACAGGCTTCTTAAATGGGCCAGAGCATCCTTTTAATGTCCTTCCCACTGCTTAGGCTTTGGAATTTGTCTGAGTCTGAGAAAATGATGACTGAACCTGGTATGTCAAAACATTTTTCACATAAAGTTACTGTCAATAAACCAAGAGATTATTCTCTTTACTGAActgatactattttaaaaaatggctctGATGTGATCCCTGGGCTGTTTTCATTTATAACACTGGCTTCCTAGCACTttcacctatttatttatttatttgttaacaGGGGAACCCAATGCAAATGCTGCTTCCTGCCTCTCACTGGTCTAGACAGTAGTGTCTCTCGTGGTGCCGGctcttcctcctacttactcatttttgtttatattggaACTCAGtaatgactttgaactttaaagCCAAACAGATAATATTCTGACTGACTTATTTTCCACtaggaaatgtgggaaatatTCACGCCAACCCTTTGCAGCCTGACCTCAGCACTGGCCAGGCTTTATCCTTCCATTGGCACCAGGCTGGCTCTGGACAGTCACTATTCTTGGGACTGCTTCctactgttttctgtttcttctcttttccttctccaagAACCAAATTCCACTGGTGCTCAGAACAAATGTATTTCCGCTCAGAACAATCTCATGGGCCATCCACAGCATCCCAAAGGATTCTAACAATCTGGAGGCACAGTCTGATTATAAGGGACTGTCACTCAGAGGAATCACTGAAGAAGGCAGTTGGTGATGGAGTTGGAATCAACAGGCACATTATGGGCATTGTTGACAAAGCATAATATAACATGCCAAGATGCGTTAAGTCAGACCTGATTTCAGAAATTCTCAACCAGAGTTGTAACTCTCGGCTTCCAACAGAAACCATCTAAGGGGGTGATTTGATTACCCCAAGGTTCCTTGACTGTTGAAGGTTTTGTTTCAGACACTGTGCCGATTACAGAGTAAGGATTTAATAACATAAAACACTAAGTGAAGGAATGCAAGGTTGGGCAAGTATCAGTATACTGCTACCGGGAACAAAGCTGGAGAAGCTGATGAGCACAAGCAGGTGGCCAAGCCAAACTTACTACCGAGCAGTCACTTCCCTCACACCTGTGTACACTCAGATCCAGTTAACAAAATGTCACTTAACACCATGTTGTCACCCTATCACCATGAGGGCTTTAGTTTATGAGGCCTATTCCTTAAGAAGGTCTTCCTTCCAGTGAATACCTTGCCTGCTCTCCGACTGGGAAAGGGCATACACTTGGACTTGTACAAACCTAAGGTAATGGTCAACAAAAAGATTTAGGAATTATTCTATTCAATGTTGCTTTGAAAATGATAACCCTaatacctttaatcacaacagTCGCCACAGGTGTAGAAGATACATATTCCAGAATAGAAAATGTAAGTAGGTTTAAGTGGCTAAAGATTAGGATAACCCTGATTTTAATATTCAGAACTGAGGGAAACAGTTGAAAGTCTCCTGAAAACCAAAGGTCTTTCAAGGTGCCAGACTCATAATTAAGTAACTGTGCAGCTGGAGCGAGGAGTATTTTGTACAATAAAATTATGATTTTGTTCACTGCTATGGCAGTGCAACGTTGTACAGGTTTCTGCCCACGATCTGCGTGAGCccagcagaggaaaaaaatcaaatacgcACTTAGTTTGCCTGAGTTTCATACACTTTACTATCCTCTTTGTTTTGAATCAGATGGGAGGAATCGTCCTTTTTACTGACAGCTTTATGCTACAGGAAGCCAGACTTTAGAGCTCTGCAGACAATTGCTAGCTTGCTGACAGTCACTGCACATTTCTCCCAGattaaataacaccaaaataTGTGCCATAGCTAAATTTGTAAAAGTGACCGACTCTGTTGAGATGTAACTGCCCTTGCACCTGGGTAAGGCAGCCACAGTCTTGCTCAGGTCAAGGCAGGGGCTCCCCCAAGCTGAAAGACTGTATGTTTGCCACCAAGGGAGATGGTTAGATACCTTAGCAGCAAATCCTCTTTCCCTTGGAggcttttttcattttgaaatgaggTAAGTTGTACCACGTCATCATTCTATGTTCAAGAAGCTACTAAGATACAGTGAAGCTAGAATGGAATAAAGAGGCTGCCATGGCTGGGATGTTTCAGCTCCAATGAAGCTTTCTTCACATGTAAATAAATTACTCTAAATACAGCGAAGAATGTAACTAAACACTACATCTCACTGTAGGTGTACAACATAAAATAGAACACATATGGGTACAGAATACAAGGAAACTGCTAATTTCACAAGTTCGCATCTGGATAAGTCACTATGCTGAGTCAGGAGGGCGACAAGGAAGTAAGACACTGACTTCACATTCCTGGCTTTGTGAAAATGAGTCGTATTTCTTCTGAGCTCAGGGACCATTCACCTACATTTCCCTGTAGCAGAGTCATGGAAAGCTGCCTTTCACAGCTAAACGTGCTGCTTTCGGATGAGAAATTATATGGCCATTCTACCTGTTAGAAACTCTAGATAATGACAATTCCTTTTCTAGCCAAGGACAATCATATCCTGTACATATTTGTCATGTGTCTTTTTCCTGCATTACCTGACTCTTTAAATGATCAAATCATATTCTGACCAGAAATCAGTACTTGGTTccatttcctctaattttttatttttatgtaaaacaatCTATCTTTTCAACGAGATTAGTAGtagttccttaaaaaaataaaggtctATGTTCTTTTTAAGTCCCTCTGAAATACAGCACAGTGGGCAACACTGGAGACACTCGATATTTAAAGTGTAGAACAGGGGTGCTGTGCTAAGCTAATCAACTAGGCCATTACAATGTTACAGAACCTAATGTACCCAATTGACAAAAAAAGCCTCCTTTGTCCTATAtgtcactatgtagttctggctagccttgaacttgtagcaaccctcctgcctcagtcttacaaatgctgggattataggtgtgtttCACCATACCCAACTTGGGGAATAACTATTAATAAAGTCAAGTAAATCCGAATTGAGAAGGATGGCTTAAGTGGCTGACTAACACTAAGACAATTCATTAGTTCTGCAGGAGGCTGGTGCTATTGAATTCAGCCAAGTGCGGGGCCAGCACATGGTACACTGTAGTCCGAGGTAAAGACAAGGGAGGCCTGCAGATGTCCAGTGCAGACcggatttttttctgtatttctgctCTGTGCGTGGCTCAATCTGGTCATTTGGAACCTGCTACTGCAGAAGTCAGAATCTAACTATCACTTCTTACTGTGGTGGCTTACAGTGTAGAAAGGGCTTTTTATTCACCAAGATCTGCCTTGGTCCTTGAAAATCTATCTACACAAGTATATATGTATCCTATTCCTTGGACAGACACAATAACATTCACATTTACTTGGTATTATGGAAGCCTGACTGTATGAGGTGTGCCAGGGATTATGCCAGACAAAAAAGAAATCTCTACAACTATGACATAAGCAGTCTATGACAGAGATTTCCAAATAGTAATTACAATACAAGCAAAATAAAGTCCAGCTTTAGGAAGTCCTCCACAGGCTCAAACAGAAACAATAGAGAGGATGCTTCGGGAGTCTGAGACAGCCCTATGcaaggaggcagagctggagcacagacagacagacgtcTGAGGACACACAAACAACTGTAGAGGAAGGTACCAAGGACCAGGATGCAAAAGAGAAGAGCAAAGACACGGGTAGGAAAAGCCCAGTAGCCAGCAGACGTCAGGGGTGTCACAGCTCAGGCAGAGACAGGGCCAAAGCCAGAGGGTGGCAGGAACCAGAAGGAAGTCCTCCGTGCTGACAATCTGTACTTGCTGGGATTAGGGAACTACTAAATTACTGAGAAGGAAAAAGCCTGGCCTACTGGCCACTCATAGAGTCCACCCTATTTGTATCTTCTTAATATGGACCAGAGATAATAAAACTGACTGATACTCAGGCAAAAGTCACTCCAGATCCCAGGAAGGAAGAGATAGGGGTGTGAGGACACCAGGCCCTGACTGGATATATGAAGTAGAGACTACAGAAAATGTTGAGGTATTTTCCCACAATGGAATAAGGGTGTTGGAGGTATGGGGagttgagagttttttttttttttaaggcaaaaacaaaaacaaaaacaacccaaaaaacgaTCTAAGGAGGCATGAATTCAAGACAAACTGCCTGAGTTTGGGACCTGGGTCTGCCAATTAGTTAGATACCTGACTGACCTGGCTGTGTCTCAGGAATATTGCATGAAGTAATTAGCTGACACTTATACAGAGTAGAGTGGAGAAAATAggggtgtgtgtttgtaaataagTTTTGGATGATGGCACATGATTTAAAATGTAGAGACTAACCAAGTGCTTAGAGGATACATGTGAAGGAATGAGAGAATAAAGGAAACAGAGTTTGGGAGATGACCCCCGAGGGTGGCAAGGAGGGGAAGCTGACATGTGAGGCCAGGGGGAGTTCCCTTCTGAGGCCAGCAACGGGAGAAAAGGTGATTGAGGGTTTACAAGCAGGCGGGCTGAAGATGAAGAATTCattgaaggaagaggaagtgtgaAGGAGGAAGGCTCTATGACaaggaagtcagagagagaaagacctaTGGACACTGGGAAGGAGGAGAGCCGACAACTGCAAAGCCTAGCTGCAATCGGAGTGAGAAACTTTCTTAACTTACGTCATTTTGAAAACGAAGACTTTAACATGGCGGTAACTACAGAGCACAGCAGAGCAGCTGAAGGTGGCAGAAAGATGTGGCCAAGTCAAGCAGAAGGACCACACTCAATGGCAAGGGAAATACGTAAGCCAAGACGACTCATCAAATTATGTCAGGATTAGCAACGAGGTACTGTACTTGATTCAAGAGCTCGGGCAGGAGGTGTGCAGAAGGTGGGGTACGGTggagtgcgggggggggggggggctgatgatgacagaggcagaggctgtggaggaggagcaggagcaggagctgaacacagagcagcagaagaggaagggcagCCGTGCAAATGGACTATGTGGCAAGTCTTGCCCACAGTgccttctttaaaaataactttttttgaTAAGTTGAAATGGAGATCTGATTACAAttcacaacatttaaaaaaagtgatTCTGGATATTACAGAAAAAACCTAACCACCACCTGAATACTCACTATAAAGCGGTGGAGCCCGTAGTACAGAAGGATATCCGCCAAGGTAAAGTTATGTCCTGCGAGGTAGACTTTATCTTCAAGATAGGAGTTAAGAtcctaaaaaaagagaaaagtgttTTAATTCAAAAACCGCCATGATGAAGCTGTTGTGGCACATGGCCTAAAACATTCAGAAGGCCACCCAAAAGAAAAGTACTGAAACTTAATTTCCTCAACTTCATCTTTatgttgggtgtggtggctcacatcagCACTTAGGAGAACGAGGCAGGCAGACTGGGGTGAAAGCAGTGTGAGGAGACCcatttggaaacaaacaaacaaaaaaattgacaataaaaaatcactaactgggggttggggatttagctcagtggtagagcgctcgcctagcaagcgcaaggccctgggttcgatccccagctcaaaaaaaaaaaaaaaaaaatcacaaactggATGCCGAtcacctaaaagaaaaaaacaaaactccacaaTAGAAACAACATACTAAACACCATCTATGATCATGTCAGAGTGCAATGTTTGTTCTTATAGTATAAAGATGCTCACTCTGGCTGGGGCGATGGCTCAGTGTAAGTGCCTGCACATGAACGTCCACATACAAGCTGGGCACAGCagtgtatgcctgtaaccccagtgctgaggagacagagacaggtggatcccagagcttgctggccaaccTCTCTAGCCATCGGTAAGCTCTGGGTTTAgtgtgagaacttgtctcaaccAAACAAGGTGGAGAAAATCGGAGATACCTAAGGTTGGCCCCTGGCCTCcagctgcatgtgcacacacatgcacatacaacattcacatgcacacaaactacAGATGCAAAGTTTAAAAATCATGCTCTTGTTAAATTTTCCCAACATTAAAAATTTCTCAGATGATTCGCTCCAGAAAATTGTTATTGGTGtttggtatacatacatacacacatatatgtatatacactatatatatattatatacacacacacatacctataaatacatataaatatgcatgttACACTTTgctatatatataaatactttaATTAAGATtatatacataacataaaatttaccaCCTAACCATTTTAAGAATGCACCTGGAAGGCTGAGCCTGTATAGTTAAGCATGTTCACAGTTTCAAACCAATTTCCAGGGCTTTTCTATCATGCAAAACTAAAGCACTGACATTAATGGCTGCTCTTctccgacccccccccccccccccccccccaccttgccTCGAGGCACTGGTAACCACTGTCCTGCTAGGTCTCTGTACAGATGCCTCACAGGACTCACTTGTTTCCCTCAGTGCAAAGGGGAATGGGAATGAAGGCCACTGACTAAAGACCCCGAGGGGAAGGACTTGTGCTTCCTGGCTCCTGCAGCACAGCCTACAGAAACGGTCCAGATACCTTCAACAGGCTGTGGGTATCTTCTTTACTGGAGTGTCCATCTACTCGAGTGATCCTGTACTCTAACCACTGCTGAACAATTGCCTTCTCTTCTGCGGTGCTCCCTAGCAAGTGCTCTTTATTGGCTTGCTTGACTAGATGAGTTGCAATGGTAGCCAATCCCATTAGACTTGGGCCATTGTTTGTTTGTAGAACTGGAacctaaaaaagagaaaaaaattcttcagaaaaaattaaaagcagaccATGATTGTAAACTGGAGGTAAGTACAAAAATCCCCAATTTTCAGAAATACTCTATAACATTAAATTATGTATAACTGGAAGTTAAGACACCAGAAGCCACAGGATTTATTATTTAGTGGCATGCTGGATAATGTAACTGATCATAACACTACAGAAACTGGTTAAATGTTACCAAAATTCAGAACCAGGAGTATACAacatggaaaaacagaaactatAACACTTTATTAATTTCACTCAGTATTCCCCACACTTGGCCACAtgtagtggcccatgcctgtaatcccagcaacttgagaggctgaggcaagaggactgatTACacattcaggccagcctgggctacatagggagatcctGCCACCAatccaaaaaataagaaaaacagattgCCCCTACCCATAAACCAAATAATACCTGTTTAGACAAATTAGATTGTACAGCTTTACTACATCTAAAATCTTACTGGTTTAGTAagtctatatatttattttctgcagcgttggggatagaacccagggccttgcaccaaCACATCCCCTGCCACCTAAAAGTTTATTTCTTACTTAAGTAAAGCCTACAGAAGTTTGAGGAAACTATTGAAACAGTGATTCAGCAATCCTGGCTTCTGCCTTGTAGTAATTCTCTTGAAACATGTCTAAAACCACAACAGAGGAATAACCAGCCTGAGATACTTGTACCAGCAATCTGATGTGTCCATCCAGAAGTAATGTTCATCACCTCTTCATGTAACCACTCAGTTCACTAAAAACTACAAGGACTAATACCGTGGTAAATGTAACCTTCTCATGCATCAATTAGGCATGCTCTGAGAATACTCATAGATATCACCTACAACCAATTTTGGAACTCTTACAAGGCAAAGGAAACAGATTTCTTTCCCCCTTTAGAATCAATAAATTCCACAAGAATGAGGACAACTTCtttgcttggttttcttttaaacttaaattttttattttatgtatatgagtattttgctttcatgtacatctgtgcaccacatgcaagCCTTGGAGACCAGAATTCGACCTTGGAttctttggaaaattaaaaaaccaCACCTGGTGAAAGTATTAActaggagctgggcatggtggtgcacatctttaatcccagcactcccagaggcagaggcaggtggatctctgtgagttcaaggccagcttggcttacagagtgagttccaggacagtcagggctacacaaagaaaccctgtctcgaaacacaaataaacaaacagaacccCACTTCCTCTGTGCCATTCCTTACTGAATTCCTCCTCAGGGATTGTTCTGTTGGGCTCTTAGTTGCTGGTGACTGTCCCTCATACTAAATAATCATCGAGAGCAACATTCATATCTTGGCTAGTTCTCAAAGCCAAACGTAGAAGCAGTGGCTGATGCAAAGGAAACCAGATAGAGTCAGAGAACATCACCTCTGGGAAGGCTGGCGTTTGCAGCCTAGACTGCTACATTTTGGACAAAAATTTAACCTGCacctaattgaaaaaaaaaaaaaaaaatcagggcccAAACAAGAACAAGCTATTTGGAACCACTCCCCCAAATACAATTCAAATTGGGTTTCCCACTACCGTTCTTCCTCTAGTACAGTCTTTCCAAGGCAAATAATATGTTACAAACAACTCATTTTCAACACCCTAAGAAATCGGAATCCTTACATCTCACCAGGCACCCCACAGTCCACACCAGGTAACTGTCTCAATTCTCTGCACAATGCACATCCAAGCCAATGTGTTCCCGGAATGAGCACGGCcccattccttgttctctccgCCAAGCGGCTACCAGGAACCACTCTGTACTGTTCGCCTGACCTTGGAGCCAGCCAGCAGCTTGCAGGGCGAGTCCCCGGCGGCATACCCGCCCCAACCCCATGACTGCACGTAAGGTGGTCGCTGAATAAAAGGAGCACTCACGGCCGCCGAGAGGGATCTCAACCCACAGCTCTGCCCACGCCTCCCCTAACCGACTTTCAGCTCCCAGAGGGGATGATGACATTTGTCTGGAGGTCCAGACCGAGTCACAGGGCCCGTCCCGTACGCACGTGGGGCGCAGTGTCCACTCTTGAGACCCGGCCGGATCCACTCTCGAGCCCCGGTAAGCTCCGGGCCAACTCGCTGATCTCCTGCCGCCCCGCCTCACCTGTCGCTCGCCCTGAGCGCTGTACTTATTCCCCGGTCTCAGCCCCAAAGACTTCTCCAGCAGCTTCAGCTCCGCGGCCGCCGCCATCTTCTGGCCCAGCTCCCGGCGGAGGCGGAACCGGGACTGCTAGGGCATTGATAAAGCAGGAAGTCCGGCCCCCAAAGATCTGTCCCACGGATTGGCTGGACGGACGGCAAGCGCGCCTGCGCAGAGGGGCGGCTCTTTAATAGAGGGCGGGGCCTAGCAACGTTCTGCGTTAGGTTCATGGCTTTGCAGGGAGTagtgaagacttttttttctccaagaaaagCACGGAATCCACATAGTTTCACAGAACAGTGTATCAGAATTTTAAAGATTGAATCATTGCAATGCTTATAACACTATTGTAgaacatagaataaaaatttaggctatttgttttataaatataaaacccATCACAGAGTTCTCcaaataagaaaactatatacCAATCTTGGTTAAAAATATAGAGAAGGGCCAGTGAGCAAGCAAGGTGACTTGAgttctgtggcagtttgaatgaaagaggcccccataggcttatagggagtggcactattagtggGTATGGcgttgttggaggaaatgtatcactgagagtgactttgaggtttcagatgctcaaagCAGGCCCAGtatcactctcttcctgctgctcgCCCATCCAGGTGTAGAATTTTctggctccttttccagcaccatgtctgcctgcatgctgccatgcttctcaccaagatgataatggactaaattttaactgaggctggcttacagaCATTTAGTACATTATTGtcttggtgggaagcatggcatcatgcaggcagacatggtgctggagaaggagctgagag
Coding sequences:
- the Eef1e1 gene encoding eukaryotic translation elongation factor 1 epsilon-1; the protein is MAAAAELKLLEKSLGLRPGNKYSAQGERQVPVLQTNNGPSLMGLATIATHLVKQANKEHLLGSTAEEKAIVQQWLEYRITRVDGHSSKEDTHSLLKDLNSYLEDKVYLAGHNFTLADILLYYGLHRFIVDLTVQEKEKYLNVSRWFCHIQHYPDIRQHLSSVVFIKNKLYANSH